One part of the Symphalangus syndactylus isolate Jambi chromosome 1, NHGRI_mSymSyn1-v2.1_pri, whole genome shotgun sequence genome encodes these proteins:
- the LOC129485518 gene encoding large ribosomal subunit protein uL23-like, with protein MAPKAKKEAPAPPKAEAKAKALKTKKAVLKGVHSHKKKKIRTSPTLRRPKTLRLWRQPKYPQKSAPRRNKLDHYAIIKFPLTTESAKKIEDNNTLVFIMDVKANKHQIKQAVKTLYDIDVAKVNTLIRPDGEKAYVRLAPDYDALDVANKIGII; from the coding sequence ATGGCGCCGAAAGCGAAGAAGGAAGCTCCTGCCCCTCCTAAAGCCGAAGCCAAAGCGAAGGCTTTAAAGACCAAGAAGGCAGTGTTGAAAGGTGTCCacagccacaaaaaaaagaagatccgcACGTCACCCACCCTCCGGCGGCCCAAGACACTGCGACTCTGGAGACAGCCCAAATATCCTCAGAAGAGCGCTCCCAGGAGAAACAAGCTTGACCACTATGCTATCATCAAGTTTCCGCTGACCACTGAGTCTGCCAAGAAGATAGAAGACAACAACACACTTGTGTTCATTATGGATGTTAAAGCCAACAAGCACCAGATTAAACAGGCTGTGAAGACGCTCTATGACATTGATGTGGCCAAGGTCAACACCCTGATTCGGCCTGACGGAGAGAAGGCCTATGTTCGACTGGCTCCTGATTACGATGCTTTGGATGTTGCCAACAAAATTGGGATCATCTAA